The DNA region attatttgcattttatattacAGTACTTTCTGGAACATTTTTCATTATGAACTTTGTACACTACCTCTATTTAatttcagatttatttaaacAGTTCGTGCATCAGACCACTGGCATGGAATTAATGCAAATAGTTAATGGCATATTTGTTTGAGGTGGTAAAGAACcatgccaaaaacaacaaacagttaaaataaGCACAGGACTTTAATCAGAATTAAATTGTTGGTCCTGCTCGGGGAAGTATGTTGGACTCTACTGGATTGGTGGTCAGTTTGGGTTAATTGATTGATTCGCTGATCAATTGTCatctattgtttttttacttttaggtAAAAGACATTACAATAACTAATAAACAAATGTGTAAGCAAATGCTTTCCAACATTTTTCCCATTACATTTAGAATACACGGTGCAGATATTGATAGATCAGGGTCATTTGTCAGGGTCAGATAAgtatttgttctgtttttgtgaATGTGTGGATGACCATTTAAATGGTAAAGGTACACCTcaagggtcactgatggtgtagtggaacactcacctgactttggtgcgggcagcgtgggttcagttcccactcagtgacggtgtgaatgtgagtgcgaatggttgtccatgtctatatgtgccctgtgactggctggtgaccagttcagggtgtagtccgccttttgcccgaagtcagctgggataggctccagcgccccgcgaccctaaccaggataagcggtgttgaaaatggatggatggaaggtatGCCTCAAAAGCAATTCAGTAAAATAAAGAGTTAAGGTATTTAAGTAGCCTCTTCCAATAgcttgttatttgtttgtttgtttctttgcttGTTTGACTAACCCAAAATGATCATATTGAATTTAACAGACGAAAAACATTTTCCGTGGTGTGTGACCTGAGGCACGTAAGCGTGATGCACATCGGTGAGACATTGATGTTGCAACAATGAACAACTGGTTGGGAACTTTTCCCTAGTGGGTAAAAGGCCAGTCTCTCACTTTGTGTGCCAGAGTGGCAGTCACTTCCAGCACGGAGAGGGAGTTACTAAATATTGACTTACTGTAACTTAACTGGGATATCACCACCCGTTtacttattttttcatttgatggTGACAAGGCAAATTAATGCATCACATTATAAACCTTATTACAGcatgtaaatatgtatacaAATATAACTTTGCAGGCACAAATATTTGTTATAAATACACAGAAGGACACCTTGGATGCATACACCTTCACTTTCAATCTTAACAAAACCATTAAACATGAATACAGTGCAGGaccactgatggtgtagtggttcactcgcctgactttggtgcaggcaaagtgggttcaattcccactcagtgacagtgcgaatgattgtccgtgtctatatgtgccctgtgactgactggcgaccagttcagggtgtagtccacctttcgcccaaagtctgctgggataggctccagcgtcccgtgaccctaaccaggataggcggtgtttaaaatggatggatggatggacagtgcaGGGCAAAGTATACTGTATACCTTCACCTAAAaattttaacacattcagtagacatgaatagaatagaatagagtgttgaggtcccaaaaaaaaaaaaaaaattcactatAAGTGTACAATGCAGTCCTAAAATCTAAAAGAAAGCCTACTCTATGACCTATTGATCCGATGCAAGGTTTGAGTGATTTTTATCTAGCTGGCATGGCACAATCAAAGGGACAAATTTGGAAGTTGATCATGAGTCCGTAGTTCACTAAATACTTAACGCTCAATACCATACATGAATAAATGCAGTACTGTGTGATGAACCTTTACCGTCACTGACTGTGATTCAAATGTTATTCTTGTTTATTGTTCCTCAGAGAAAGATTAAGTGCTGCCCATGTGACTCCAGAAACCCAAACGGACCACTGGCCCATACTACTCAGGAAATGCTCTCCACTGCTGGACCAGAAAGATGGTGGCAGTCCAGGAAAGGTTGGCaaagaaatgctttttttatgCTTTTGAATGGCTGCAGCTAGATGTTTGTAGATAGTTGAGAGGGAATGAGAAAGAGTGAGGCACAGTTAATGTgagtttgtttttgctcccttTTAAACTTTCCCACAATAATAACTGTAATTTAGTATCGAGCAATTATTTAATACTGACTAACAAAGTCGAATGCTTAGGAgtcatcccagctatcttcgggcgagaggagggatacaccctgaaccctGTCTCTATCATCTGTTTTTCTTGCAGAGGTGTCTCCAGTAACAATTCAGTTGGACCTCAACAATCTCTTCAACCTCGACAACCTGATCCTTAACTTCAAGGTGTGtgaaaacaagcagcagttatTTTCCTATAGTTTGAgtccaattgtttttaaaacatttttggtttggTGCATACCTCATTTCTGAATCTGACTTTCTCTGCAGGGGCCTCGTCCCAGTGCCATGGTTATAGAGAAGTCTATGGATAATGGCAGGACATGGCAGCCTGGCCTCTACTTAGCTACAGACTGCCAGAAATCATTTCCAGGGGTCTCTACAGCAACTCCCGTTACTGTGGACCAAACATATTGTTATACTCTACCCCCTACTGGATTAAACCCATACCAAGATCATACAGTAAGGGCAACTCCAATTTCTCTCAACGCGCCCAATTCTAATTagtttttattataataaataatattatttaaatTCGAAATAAATTAGGGAGTGTGGTCCCCTTAATATTCATGATGACATATATGCTTTTTTATATTTGCAGTTAAGAAGTGAAAAGTGCAATTATACGTAGTTGTCCACTGTTAACTGAgtaatcatgtttttttcttattgtagTCAACTGTTCTTACATGACCAGATTAGACAAATTGTATTCTGTACATCATATGcatatattttattcaattgtgtTTCATATATAAATATTGTAGTTTAGAGGATTAGAACTTTCTGTTCGAGTATTTCCCCCATTATGTACTCACTGTAAGGTGCCAAAACATCTCaggtttgaaaagaaaaagtggatTGTAGCATTGTGAATGCAGAATACAAATATGAAGTGTTCTCTTTTCCAGATCGAGTTCAGTCCATTGCGTCAATATCCTTATGTCCCAGATCCCAGCAGCCCAAAAATgaaaggttagtgtttgtttctttgcagtgtattaCATGAGGAGCATTTCTAGACCCCCAGGGAGCCCCAGGCAAGAAATACCCTGGATGCCCACCACACCCCCACCCACACCCCCAGAAAAATACAACCTGGATGATGgataaacaaagaaacaaacaaaataagatgACCTAACAATGCATTTATTCCTCTTGCTTTAATATGTTTGTGCAGGAAACATTTTGTAACAAGCAACATTTTAGATCTGTACTGAAAAACTactgaatagttatttgcaGTTCCAACTTCAATGGTTCATGTTAACATTTCGTTTAATGTAACATTTCGCCTATACCATAAAATTTAAAGAGATACTGTTTAGAATAGCTTTCTATTTCAAGCACATATTAGTGCCAGTTTGGAAAGACAAAGCTGACGGCAGAATTGAGGTTGGTGAGGTTGGTATCATTTGATAACAAATGGGAGAAATTGCAACACTGTTCTGTGTATTCAACCAGATATACTTTGTTATATATCAACGATTTGGTTAGCTGGCCTGCTGTTTATCTGATTACATTTTGGATCAGGACTTTTCTGATGCTTACTGGGACTGGGAGAAACTGGCCTCACTACTTTTCTCATAGATACACATTCCCACTTAACCACcatcatgtttttgtgtttcttttcatcctcttgtttttttgttttttgttttatatgccCTGAGTAATAAGTtggcttcattttgttttactgttgtaCAATAAGTCTGCGAGTAACGGCCCCGTGAGGAGATTTCCTTATCCCAATGTGTTATTGCATGTCTGGTTCCAGTTGTGTCATTGATATAGACCAATATCTGCGATCTCTCAGGGCCCCTTTTTAGCCGCCTGCCAGCAACAGCTAGGGCGGGGCCTAAAGTGGGGGATTCCCGACAGCAACAGTGTCTAAAGCACTGCTTTGTCATTGACATGGGCCAATGACAGCTGTCTCTCCAGGACCCCTTCAGCTCAAGGCCCTAGGCAATTGCCTGGGTTTCCTGCCCTGTTGTGGTGTCTCTGATTACATTTTGGatcttgacaaaaataaattacttctGATGGACTTTTGTTTGATCCCCAGATGTGACTGGCTTAACGGGTCTGAGGATAAGCCTGACAGAGTTGGGCGATGTGCCTCGCCTACCAGGCAGAGCTCTCAGTAGGTTTTTTGCCTTAAAAGAGATGAAAGTGATGGGCAGCTGCATGTGTCATGGACATGCCAGTCACTGTTTGCTGGAGGCTGTCAATAAGGTGTGACTACTGTTGATTACTTCCACAATTAACAACCATTTTAACCTAATTGtaggggctctatttttgtgaccGGCGTAAATCTGGCGTGGTGGGCGGCGTAATTCTGCACAGAGACGGGGGCTGGTAATTTCACAGACGAGCGCAAGGcggcatttttaaaatgaacacaGCCGACTTTAATAATGATCGTTTGTGTGCTTCCCTCCATAGTTGTGTTGGTCATGTGGGAtgatttaataatataataataataataataatactttattattattattattattattggttcaatgaattgattttgaCAATGAATCACAGGGTTTTGATGCccactgttcacatatttatgaatggaataTGTCTGACATTGACCACAAATGTACTCGGAGCTCCGATCAAATTAACCGAAAGCACGCTACACCAGCGGTCTACCTACTACACCTGACTTAGACATGGTCTTAGCAGGCATACgtttagaccgactttctgccaccaaattgtcactgcaCCGGGCACATGTCAAAGCACATACCCTCGTAGCTGCGGAAAATCCAGCCTGTTgcagaccagtctgccaaattggcgaACACGCATatcgagccttgcgcttgcacgaaaatcaggatACGCCAGTTTTTGCTCTCCACTGCAGATGCAccgtctacgaaaatagagccctctaTGTTATTGCTTACTGGATCGCCTAGTTTTGTTACGGCCATACCTATGTTTTGACCATCTTTAATAAGTTAAAGGAGGTAATGTTGTAAATACCTGCAGGTGAGCCCTCAGTGTGACTGCCAGCATAACACTGCTGGTGTGAACTGTGAGCGCTGTGATGATCTCTACAATGATCTGCCCTGGAGACCTGCAGAGGAGGGCGCCACTCACACCTGCAAACGTAAGACACACTACCACTTGCCAAAGTTCTGGAATCACTGAGCTGAGAAGTATAGGCAGAACTTTATACGTCGTCCATGTAAGTGATGATATTTGGGAAGTAGAGATTATACTCATCAACCATTACCGAAAGCAGTGGCGGTTTTTGATATGGGCAGGCCTCCCAACCCACCTGCCCCACAGCACCTAGGGATGTGGCCATTCAAGCCGGCACCGCTACTGCCCAAAACAGTGATAAACAGTTTGTTGTTCTTTTGCTACCCTGACAGTAGTTTGTGAAAttaattggcaaataaaaacGCATGGTTCTTTTATGAGTTGTGTTATCATTGTATGGGAAaaccaaactaaaatgaagtggTCAGGAAGCTGTAGTATCAATTCTTTGTTAACACTAAGCAGCATTTGTTCAATTCTCTTTCTGTCCACCTCAGGTTGTCAGTGTAACAACCACGCCCAGAGGTGTCGTTTTGACCAAGCTTTGTATGAAGCCAGTGGCCGGAGGACTGGAGGTGTGTGTGAGGGATGTTTGCACCACACTACAGGACCAAGGTGTGACCAGTGTCTCCCTGGCTACCAGCTGAATCCTAACAGCCAGCTGGATCGTCCTGATGCTTGTATACGTAAGTCAACTGGAGTGGCTCATTTGCAAGACGCCGAAGGGAATGCATGATTtcataaatattttatgtattaaatttgtactttttttgtgtgtgtgtagagttttcaggaattaaaaacaagttttagatgtacattattttgaaaatgtctgtcttaaatgaaggtttttacaTCTTTGCAtggattttgtacattttgtccttatttgaGCTCATCTCCACCAGGATGTGTCTGCAATGCTGAAGGAACAGTCAATGGCGGACGGTGTGATGACAATACAGGTTTATGTCAGTGTAAAGTGAATGTGGAAGGCCCACGCTGTGATCAGTGCAAAAGAGGCTATTATGGCCTTTCTGCACCCAATCCTCTGGGTTGCTCGAGTGAGTCAGCTGGTTTTCTTTTCTCACTTTCTGTTGAACAATACATTTACGTTTCAAGTGAATCACgttcattaaaataaacttaATAAACAGCCAACTGCATCATTCAGGTAGTTCtatttatttaaacaatttacTAAATTAATCACATTCAATTTattcatgaaataaatttaaaaagggaaaatgagacctatttattcttattttcctCAATTCATAATTGCACCAAATTTAAATTTACCAAGGGGAAGGTTTTGTATATTGTTTTCCAAAGACGTCATCAAAAGCTAAAGACGCCAAGCAAATGTATGTGCTGAAAGCGCTGCAGTGCCCCATTTGCATGAAACAGAACCAAACCCTCAAAACATGTTGATTTCAGCCAAGCTAAAAAATAGTGGGTGAAAAGTTGGGGAATTTTGATTTAGTATTAAGACCTCGGAACTGTTTTAAAGTGTAAAGGTAATATGTAAGATGTCGGTTTTAAGGTAAAATTACTCCTTATTGTAGCTTTATTTGTTCGTCACTCATAACATATTGAATGATATGTACGTAAAGAATTTTATTCaagtccccccgcccccctctctCTCCTATCCAGAGTGTTCCTGTTTTCCACAGGGATCACTGTCAGATGTTTGTGATTCAGTGACTGGCCAGTGTCCTTGTCGGCCACACTTCCATGGCCTGACTTGTGAAGTATGTGCAAGGGGCTACTGGAAGCCCCCCCAGTTACAGAGCTGTGAACTCTGCAGGTGTGACCCCACCAAGTCCCTCAGCGATACTTGTGACCAGGTGACCGCTTCTCCACACACTTCTAGATTTattcctataaaaaaaaaaaaaatgggacccCCGGCTTGACCTTAACCGGTAGCCTGTTACTcaaatttagtaggattttgacAAAAAGCATGCGTGGAGAAATCACACTGTGGAAAGATGTCTGACTAAAGGGTCTGTGTAACTTCATGATAGCATTGAGGGGTTTGTATACTTGCTCAGTTTGTACATTGCTCaaggacacatacagtatcatgCATGCCATGCTACAGTATGTggtgattttttggggggaaggagGGGAATATGTTGATGTTAAGTGTAGGCACGGGGTAAaacattgtttgaaaaaaaactctGTAAAATATTACACGGTATGATGGTACACTGAATATTTTTAGACAACGTTTTTAAAGTCTAGTTTCATTTAACCCTTTTATTGATATTAAGAGAGAAGGAGTTTAAAAGGAGGCGGCGcattgggcgactggttagcacatctgcctcacagttctgaggacccgggttcaaatctggccttgtcTGTTCCCTCGCCTTGCCTTGccagttcgcatgttctccccgtgcctgcgtgggttttctccgggtactccggttttctctcacatcccaaaaccatgcatggtaggttaattgaaaactctaaattgcccgtgggtgtaaatgtgagtgcaaatggttgtttgtttatatgagccctgcgattggctggcgaccagttcagggtctaccccgcctctcgcccgaagtcagctgagatcggCCCCAGCACACCtgagaccctaatgaggataagcggtacggaaaatggatggatggatagattttaaATGATTCATAAAATAGCAAAGACACAAAATTTCTACATTTTATGAGAATGTTTTATGTactgtgtagcgtatattggttttggataaaagtgTAATTAATTTGGCAAAGGAATAAGTTGGAAAGTAAACTCCTGCATTTACTTCCGGTCTAATTTGACATACATCGAAAGTTACAATCAAACTTTGCCTCGTATAGGGGCAAACTGTCTCTTTCTATTCGTACATTTTGggaaaagtgatgaaaaaagtgatgaaaaaagtgatgaaaaaaaactatcaattTCGGTACTTTAGAAGGCTCGCTAGATGGATGAAATGAATAGTTATCGATTACAGCGGTTTTACTATTTCACTCAAGCACACAAAGTACACAACAGGAAGTGAAATTTTAgagaaaatataattaaatctaCAGGGGAAAttggggaaacaatgcagaggaTCTTTACTACAAAAACGTACAGATAAACATTTGTAAAGAAGGCTGAACTCGTGACCTAAGTGTGGGATGAGTGGATGTGCGGTGAGCGATGCTAGAGCTGGGAATTAGGTGACCCaattatgcaccaatttgtacttggTAAGCAGCAAGTTGTACTCACGTTGCGCGGAACACAAAtagtataaaatatataattatagttgttgttttttttatttctctttccAGTTGACAGGTCAGTGCCAGTGTAGGCCAGGTTTTGGAGGCCGAACATGTAACGATTGCCCAGACAACACATATGGAGACCCTCTCATTGGCTGCAAGCGTAAGTCAACTTGTCTTGATACCTTCTCTGTAATATGTTGTCGTCCTATagtaattacagtaaaacagACACATAAAACCAAGTTACTGAATACCCTTTTATCATCATGGATTTAAGCTTTGACATCCCTCCAACACAATCACAATTGTGCCGTAATGTAAAgagtatactgtataaagaAGTCATTATGCtgtctgtttttgtctttattacTAGTATCATTTTAGATATATGAATGTTCTTATTATTTTCCTTCAGgcattcatattttatacaaCTAGTAATCCATCATTTTGCATGTGATTTACCgaatatatttcatgttttcgttCGATTTCTCCAGCTTGTTTGTGTGATGCTGAAGGCACCCAAGTTTGCAACAAGCAGACAGGAAGCTGTTTGTGTCGTCCGGGCATCACAGGCGCTCGATGTGACTCCTGCACCAGAGGACACTGTGACTCTTTTCCTGCTTGCAAGATTTGTCCCTCTTGCTTCTTCTCCTTGGATTCACAGCGACAAGCCCTCAGTTTAGCCCTGGAGAAATTTACCCCGAAATTCCCGCCTCGTCCGGGAGGTTCTGGAGACCTTGGAAATTTCGAGCCCCGTATTCGAGCCCTGGAAGCTAGTCTTAATTTGATTCGGAACTCTGTCTCCCTTCCTCCCAGTTCTGCGACACAGATTGATGATGCTCTGTCCCAATTAGACAAATTAAGGTGTGGAAATATTTCAATTCACATTTATATTACTTTGATATGATTCATGAGCTTAATGAATGATGGTTTAGTGGTTTACTCGCCTGACCTCCACGCAGGCGGTGGCGGTTCAATTTTCACTCGGTGACAATGTGGAAGTGAGTAAGAATAGTTACAGtatctgtttctatgtgccctgtgatttacTGGCAAACTGCCCTGGGttcgcctctcacccgaagtatGCTGGTATGAGGTTCAGCTTCCTGCAAACTTAAacaggacaagtggtataggaaatggatggatgaatgaatttgaATGACACATCTGCTTCTGTTCACTCACTGATTTGCATTTGTCTCACAGGGACCAGGTAGACAAGGTAAGCAATGGCCTCTCTCCTCTGGCACAAAAACCGGATCTGAGCAAAGAGCTTGACAAACTTCGGGACCTGTTGGACAACCTAAATGAGGACTACAATGTCAAGAAAGAAGCTATGAAAAACACAATCAATCCCAACAATGCAGGTCAATGATGAAGACACACTTTTATATTAAGTTAGACAGTTATAAAATGTGCTCATTAATCATTCTGAGGGAGGTTTGTTGACTATTTCAACCCCCAAAATATATTCATAACattcatacattaaaaatactTATATAGTTAACATCTGCAATAACAAActgtgaaaacaataaaatactacGTTGTAACTTCAATGATGATTGATGAAGGCGTAACGCTACTGTAATTGGTTGCAGATGCACATCTTCCTTTTAACATTCTTTACAACCTTGCTTAGGAGGGtcctttcaatttaaaaaaagtaaatcatgCATTTATAATGCTTGAACTAGGTTCTGTTTTTGTTCCGGTCCTGTCCGGTCCTTAATGCTCCAATGCTGTCGTTTTTCATCATACTTTCCAAcagctttctgtttttttcttgtttccttTTTGAGACCACTTGCCTTCAACATTTAATGCTCAAACAAACTTCAGCATCACATTCTGACATGAAAAAATGATAAAGTGGActaattttgagttttttctCTCATTCAGAAGCTTTCTCTACAATCAAAAATGCCTATGACGAGTCTACAGACGCTGCAAAGAAAGCAGACACCAGCAAAAAGACTGTGAAGGAATCAGCTGACTTCAGAGAAGATACTTTAGATCTTCAGGAAAAAGAATATCCAAACAACACGAGAGAGCTCAACAAATTAAACCAGAGCATGGCATCTCACCCAGACCTCACTCCTGTTGCTAAAAAGGTAATTAGGCCACCGACATTTAAATTATCTTGAAGGTGGTATTGGTATCATTCTTCATATACAGCACAGTAATTTAACCAACAATGGTAAAGACATACCCTAACTGAATTTCCTTGTGAAAATCAAGTAATTTTCCAAATACTGTATGAGTGCTTGAATTATTGGCTGTTGTTATCATTCAAACGGTAATATTTGTTtctaaaatacatatatacactaaagtaacatttttcaaaaaatttttttatgccAAAATGTATTTACCATGATGTGTCCCAAAtcgtttcatgatttgcaacgtgttttctgaagatgctaattacaaGTTCCTTTTTTGGCTTCTTTCACAAACGGTCTTTGTCACTTATGCTGTCTATACTGTTAATGCCACTGTAAAGAGcgtcattatgttgttgcaatacaccagagagGATGAGGCAGTCATTtttcattcacacaatagcagagcgcaaaataaatggtgttatttctgagctATGAATGGATATTTAGGAATTTGTGAAGGTGTTGgaaactattgcatgtctttaccttTGTAACagttgtataaagacaagagtgtaatgggtttattGAATGggtaggatcatttatgcacttgtatctgcagagtttgaagggcaacacatgtaaattgtgcaactcacatgaTTTTTATAAAGTTGTGTATGTCTTTACCATAATGCACTTTTGCCTTTTATGTTATGCAAAAAGTGTATTTCACAACACCAAGATTTCCTTTGTTAATAATGATTGTCTTTACTACGAATggctaaaattttaaatcatcaataactttttgaaagtAGCACTTTTAAGCGTGGCTGTtgcagcatgggagacatttacccatatgaAACCAAGGCAGCATAAACAACATTGCTacttaattgcttttttttttttttttttttactttcttcactgctattgatcaaattatatgaccATGACCCATATATGAACATTCGTTtctaaataatgaatatttctCCAGGTATGTGGCAGTGTTCGGTCCAAGCCCTGTACCCCACTCATGTGCGAGGGTGGGGACCTGTGTCCACCAGAGGGATCTTCGCACTGTGAGAAGGGCTCAACGTGTGTTGGTGCCCTGCCTCTGGGCAAGAGGGCAGATTCCGATGTGAAAGATGTGAAAGATCGTCTGGAAAATCTCAGCAACAAGATCACAGAGGCAGCAGAGAAGGTACGAATACACttggcaaaagtattcactcacctgcctcaTATATGAGttgaagtgacatcccattctaaatccatatggtttaatatgatgttggtctactctgggacagggccatgtttaccactgtgttacatcacctttttccttaacaacattcaataaacgtttgggaactgaggacactaattgttgaagctttgtaggtggaattctttcccattcttgctgtacagcttcagctgttcaacagtctggggtctttgttgattattattattattattatgacttaGCAATGACTAATGACTTAGCAATTCTGGGAAGCTGCTTTTataaccaatcatggcacccacgtgttcccaattagcctgttcacctgtgggatgttccaaacaggtgtttgatgagcattcctcaactttcgcaatCGTTTTTGCcatcagcttttttggaacctgtagcagccataaaattctaagttaatgattatttgctaaaaacaataacgtttatcagtttgaacattaaatatcttgtctttgtagtgtattcaatgaacaggatttgcaaatcattgtattctgtttgtatttgtgtttaacacaacgtctcaacttcattggaatggggGTTGTACATACTTGTgctgtgaattttttttgtaacagctCCAAAAACACAAGATAGAGATGAGATAGTCAACTGAGAATCTGTCTAACAAGATAAGGCAGGCCAGAAGCGACCTGTAATGTACTGTCAATGCTACTATTGAGGCTTCATAACGCAGCAAGTGAAGAAAGCATTCACTACATTATCTGATTTGTGAGCTGAGATGATTTTGTTGATCTTTATTGTTCACCGTGATGCACATCAGAGTATAAACTCTGTGATAAAGCTGGGTGTTTGCGCTTCTCCCTGTTTGATCAAAGTCATACAGGTAAAGAACTAAATCAAGGACTGTTGTGCTCACCTCGAGAGAGGCAGAGAGTACACACCTAACATAGTTATCGTTCCCTCAGGCAAATTCATGTTGTGTGACGAATGTAAGGAATGAATGTCCCAAACATAACCCAAATGGGCTAGGGATGTGGCTGTTTCTGGTTTACTGTATTAGATTTTTATTGCTGATAATAATGCAAGATTACAGACTACACTGTATTGCCCAAAGTATTCACTCACATGCCTTGACTCTGATATGAATTTTAGTGACATCTCATCCTTAATCCATAGGTTTAATATGATGATCTcccctctgcagttataacagcttgaactcttctgggaaggtttttcACAAGGTTTAAGAGTGTGTTCATGGGAATTCATGATCATTTTCacagaagtgcatttgtgaggttacacactgatgttggacgagaatgcctggctctcagtctccgctctaattaaTCCAAACGTgttcaatagggttgaggtcaggattgtgcaggtccagtcaagttcatccacatcaaactctctcatccgtgtGTTTATAAACCGTGATTTCTGCACTGATACACAGTCATGTAGGAACGGAAGGGATCATCTTCAAACTGTTcctacaaagttggaaatgtccaaaatattagcccctgaccTCCATTGAAAGGAACTCTCAATGCTTCAACATACCAAaggattttggacagtcaaacagtttggggattacccc from Phycodurus eques isolate BA_2022a chromosome 10, UOR_Pequ_1.1, whole genome shotgun sequence includes:
- the LOC133408313 gene encoding laminin subunit beta-3-like isoform X1; translation: MTLLLLLTAVAAVSHAQTDCSQGACYPRSSDMLVGRADQLHASSTCGLTGPEVYCTPYQQRKIKCCPCDSRNPNGPLAHTTQEMLSTAGPERWWQSRKEVSPVTIQLDLNNLFNLDNLILNFKGPRPSAMVIEKSMDNGRTWQPGLYLATDCQKSFPGVSTATPVTVDQTYCYTLPPTGLNPYQDHTIEFSPLRQYPYVPDPSSPKMKDVTGLTGLRISLTELGDVPRLPGRALSRFFALKEMKVMGSCMCHGHASHCLLEAVNKVSPQCDCQHNTAGVNCERCDDLYNDLPWRPAEEGATHTCKRCQCNNHAQRCRFDQALYEASGRRTGGVCEGCLHHTTGPRCDQCLPGYQLNPNSQLDRPDACIRCVCNAEGTVNGGRCDDNTGLCQCKVNVEGPRCDQCKRGYYGLSAPNPLGCSKCSCFPQGSLSDVCDSVTGQCPCRPHFHGLTCEVCARGYWKPPQLQSCELCRCDPTKSLSDTCDQLTGQCQCRPGFGGRTCNDCPDNTYGDPLIGCKPCLCDAEGTQVCNKQTGSCLCRPGITGARCDSCTRGHCDSFPACKICPSCFFSLDSQRQALSLALEKFTPKFPPRPGGSGDLGNFEPRIRALEASLNLIRNSVSLPPSSATQIDDALSQLDKLRDQVDKVSNGLSPLAQKPDLSKELDKLRDLLDNLNEDYNVKKEAMKNTINPNNAEAFSTIKNAYDESTDAAKKADTSKKTVKESADFREDTLDLQEKEYPNNTRELNKLNQSMASHPDLTPVAKKVCGSVRSKPCTPLMCEGGDLCPPEGSSHCEKGSTCVGALPLGKRADSDVKDVKDRLENLSNKITEAAEKLEETQDNTNDMRQSTENLSNKIRQTRSDLEDDFKEAQDVVKEIKDFLSDPSSNLTHIQDVSDWILKTKLPLSAASLKKKLDELKKLATNLPDSTSILNKSAPQLDAARKLLQEAQDTRDTAQGVKDDVDELLAGFDSVEGSLSDMEDKLQDSMDSIDNLNRNLTKAKNQLSPAEKILDDVTDMIKPIKPQLDDLKDLLQDGAEQAEDAQETADKADDEAAAADQELSLVQQMFDSFKDKAAAGQPPGEVGPGAERLAKLQKDAGTLANTTDSMLNTLEGKADSLKQLQDDILQKSTKLEGLDAKLKDLVAQLQKKAHDLSVCQG
- the LOC133408313 gene encoding laminin subunit beta-3-like isoform X2 — protein: MTLLLLLTAVAAVSHAQTDCSQGACYPRSSDMLVGRADQLHASSTCGLTGPEVYCTPYQQRKIKCCPCDSRNPNGPLAHTTQEMLSTAGPERWWQSRKEVSPVTIQLDLNNLFNLDNLILNFKGPRPSAMVIEKSMDNGRTWQPGLYLATDCQKSFPGVSTATPVTVDQTYCYTLPPTGLNPYQDHTIEFSPLRQYPYVPDPSSPKMKDVTGLTGLRISLTELGDVPRLPGRALSRFFALKEMKVMGSCMCHGHASHCLLEAVNKVSPQCDCQHNTAGVNCERCDDLYNDLPWRPAEEGATHTCKRCQCNNHAQRCRFDQALYEASGRRTGGVCEGCLHHTTGPRCDQCLPGYQLNPNSQLDRPDACIRCVCNAEGTVNGGRCDDNTGLCQCKVNVEGPRCDQCKRGYYGLSAPNPLGCSKCSCFPQGSLSDVCDSVTGQCPCRPHFHGLTCEVCARGYWKPPQLQSCELCRCDPTKSLSDTCDQLTGQCQCRPGFGGRTCNDCPDNTYGDPLIGCKPCLCDAEGTQVCNKQTGSCLCRPGITGARCDSCTRGHCDSFPACKICPSCFFSLDSQRQALSLALEKFTPKFPPRPGGSGDLGNFEPRIRALEASLNLIRNSVSLPPSSATQIDDALSQLDKLRDQVDKVSNGLSPLAQKPDLSKELDKLRDLLDNLNEDYNVKKEAMKNTINPNNAAFSTIKNAYDESTDAAKKADTSKKTVKESADFREDTLDLQEKEYPNNTRELNKLNQSMASHPDLTPVAKKVCGSVRSKPCTPLMCEGGDLCPPEGSSHCEKGSTCVGALPLGKRADSDVKDVKDRLENLSNKITEAAEKLEETQDNTNDMRQSTENLSNKIRQTRSDLEDDFKEAQDVVKEIKDFLSDPSSNLTHIQDVSDWILKTKLPLSAASLKKKLDELKKLATNLPDSTSILNKSAPQLDAARKLLQEAQDTRDTAQGVKDDVDELLAGFDSVEGSLSDMEDKLQDSMDSIDNLNRNLTKAKNQLSPAEKILDDVTDMIKPIKPQLDDLKDLLQDGAEQAEDAQETADKADDEAAAADQELSLVQQMFDSFKDKAAAGQPPGEVGPGAERLAKLQKDAGTLANTTDSMLNTLEGKADSLKQLQDDILQKSTKLEGLDAKLKDLVAQLQKKAHDLSVCQG